The following are encoded in a window of Bradyrhizobium sp. WBOS07 genomic DNA:
- a CDS encoding ferric reductase-like transmembrane domain-containing protein — protein MQKLKRAFWGSLVVLVLLWLIAEPQPFGPGPFFPLRERMVQLSGVLAIGCMSMAMILALRPRWPEPWLGGLDKMYRLHKWFGIAALVTAVAHWLWANGPKWAVGWGVLTRPQRGPRPAIDNPIEAFFNGLHGAAEGLGEWAFYGTVVLIALALIQMFPYRLFYKTHRFLAVAYLILVFHAVTLIKFSYWMSPLGWIVAALLAVGTWAAAVTLLRRIGAQRQVQGRITSLKYYPGVRAIETEIQVPHGWPGHRPGQFAFATSDLSEGAHPYTIASGWNAADPRIIFITKELGDHTSRLRDKLRVGQEVKVEGPYGCFTFDDDCSHQIWIGGGIGITPFVARMKQAAMKNVAGCSVAQAVDLFHTTADVDEEALGKLAADARSADVRLHVLIDARDGRLTGDRIREAVPQWREASIWFCGPAAFGEALRRDFRAHGFPVELRFHQELFAMR, from the coding sequence ATGCAGAAGCTCAAGCGCGCATTTTGGGGCAGTCTGGTGGTTCTCGTCCTGCTGTGGCTGATTGCGGAGCCGCAGCCATTTGGCCCGGGCCCCTTCTTCCCGCTTCGCGAGAGGATGGTCCAGTTGAGCGGCGTCCTTGCCATCGGTTGCATGAGCATGGCGATGATCCTCGCGCTACGACCGCGTTGGCCTGAGCCGTGGCTGGGCGGTCTCGACAAGATGTACCGCTTGCACAAATGGTTCGGGATCGCGGCCCTCGTAACGGCAGTTGCCCATTGGCTCTGGGCCAATGGTCCGAAATGGGCGGTCGGTTGGGGGGTGCTGACCCGACCGCAGCGTGGACCAAGGCCCGCCATCGACAATCCCATCGAGGCTTTCTTCAACGGCCTGCATGGAGCGGCGGAGGGGCTGGGCGAATGGGCCTTCTACGGCACCGTGGTGCTGATCGCTTTGGCGCTCATCCAGATGTTTCCCTATCGGCTGTTCTACAAGACGCACCGGTTCCTCGCCGTCGCATATCTGATCCTGGTCTTTCATGCGGTGACGCTGATCAAGTTCAGCTACTGGATGTCGCCGCTCGGCTGGATCGTCGCGGCGCTGCTTGCCGTCGGAACGTGGGCGGCGGCCGTGACGCTGTTGCGACGCATTGGCGCCCAACGCCAGGTCCAGGGCAGGATCACCTCGCTCAAATATTATCCCGGCGTCAGAGCAATCGAGACCGAGATCCAGGTGCCCCATGGCTGGCCGGGGCATAGGCCGGGCCAGTTCGCATTCGCCACGTCCGACCTCTCCGAGGGCGCGCATCCCTACACGATCGCCTCCGGGTGGAACGCTGCAGACCCCAGAATCATATTCATCACCAAGGAACTTGGCGACCACACCAGCCGGCTGCGGGACAAGCTCCGTGTCGGGCAGGAGGTGAAGGTGGAAGGGCCCTATGGCTGCTTCACCTTCGACGACGATTGCTCGCATCAGATCTGGATCGGCGGCGGTATCGGCATCACGCCCTTCGTTGCCCGCATGAAACAGGCGGCCATGAAGAACGTTGCCGGCTGCTCTGTCGCGCAGGCGGTGGATCTCTTCCACACCACCGCTGATGTGGATGAAGAAGCCCTCGGCAAGCTTGCGGCAGATGCACGCTCGGCAGATGTTCGTCTCCACGTTCTCATCGACGCCCGTGATGGCCGCTTGACCGGCGACCGCATTCGCGAAGCCGTACCGCAATGGCGCGAGGCGAGCATCTGGTTTTGCGGTCCGGCGGCTTTCGGAGAGGCGCTCAGGCGGGACTTCCGTGCGCACGGCTTTCCTGTCGAACTGCGGTTTCATCAGGAGCTGTTCGCGATGCGATGA
- a CDS encoding CaiB/BaiF CoA-transferase family protein produces MGGVLEGVRVLDFGRYIAGPYCATLLAEFGAEVIRVEKRDGSEDRFVAPVGENGEGALFLQVNRNKKCVTLDPMKPEGQEVMRRLVATADVVVANLPPQTLRAMKLDYESLKTIKPDIILTTATAFGGPGPWSDRVGFDGVGQVMSGSVYMTGAGDPPYRAAVNWVDFGTALHCAFGTLAALIERGKSGRGQIVEGALLATALSFTNATLIEQALINVNRVPTGNLGQTAAPADIYRTRDGWVLCQVTGHPLFKRWARLMGEEDVWLNDPRFADDISRGNNGRIISERMARWCAERTTQEAVDTLGQAMIPTGPVLSPQQALDHPHIRAAGFMQDVDYPGLPSPAPVTRAAVRLSETPGEIASRPPTLGEHTDLVLKELGYDEAEIAALRRGGII; encoded by the coding sequence ATGGGAGGAGTCTTGGAGGGCGTGCGTGTGCTCGATTTCGGGCGCTATATCGCCGGGCCCTATTGCGCGACGCTGCTGGCCGAGTTCGGCGCCGAGGTCATTCGCGTCGAGAAGCGCGACGGCAGCGAGGACCGCTTCGTGGCGCCGGTCGGCGAAAACGGCGAAGGCGCGCTGTTTCTCCAGGTCAACCGCAACAAGAAGTGCGTCACGCTCGATCCGATGAAGCCGGAAGGGCAGGAGGTGATGCGCCGCCTGGTGGCGACCGCGGACGTCGTCGTCGCCAACCTGCCGCCGCAGACCCTGCGCGCGATGAAGCTCGACTACGAATCTCTGAAGACGATCAAGCCCGACATCATCCTGACCACGGCGACCGCGTTCGGTGGGCCCGGCCCCTGGTCCGACCGCGTCGGCTTCGACGGTGTCGGGCAGGTGATGTCCGGCTCGGTGTACATGACGGGCGCAGGCGATCCGCCGTACCGCGCCGCGGTGAACTGGGTCGATTTCGGCACCGCGCTGCATTGCGCGTTCGGCACGCTCGCAGCCCTGATCGAGCGCGGCAAGTCCGGACGCGGACAAATCGTGGAGGGCGCGCTGCTTGCAACCGCGTTGTCCTTCACCAACGCGACGCTGATCGAGCAGGCGCTGATCAACGTCAACCGCGTGCCGACCGGCAATCTCGGCCAGACCGCGGCGCCCGCCGACATCTACCGCACCAGGGACGGCTGGGTGCTGTGCCAGGTCACGGGCCATCCGCTGTTCAAGCGCTGGGCGCGGTTGATGGGCGAGGAGGACGTATGGCTGAACGATCCGCGCTTTGCCGACGATATCAGCCGCGGCAACAACGGCCGCATCATCAGCGAGCGGATGGCGCGCTGGTGCGCCGAGCGTACCACGCAGGAGGCCGTCGATACGCTGGGCCAGGCCATGATTCCGACCGGCCCCGTGCTCTCGCCGCAACAGGCGCTGGATCATCCGCACATTCGTGCCGCCGGCTTCATGCAGGACGTCGACTATCCCGGCCTGCCGAGCCCGGCCCCGGTGACACGGGCGGCGGTCCGGCTGTCGGAAACGCCGGGCGAAATCGCAAGCCGCCCGCCGACGCTCGGCGAGCACACTGATCTCGTCCTCAAAGAGCTCGGCTATGACGAAGCGGAGATCGCGGCGCTTCGGCGGGGCGGCATCATCTAG
- a CDS encoding DUF72 domain-containing protein, whose product MARVLIGTSGWHYDSWRGPFFPEGVTLKQQLSYYAGQFDTTELNGVFYRTPTPEAVTGWRKQTGRDFVFAWKASKFITHWKRLSERSVNSLELLEDRISRLGGKAGPILFQLPPQFEANPDRLASFFKLLSRKRRYSFEFRHPSWYQPRILRMLADENISLCLSDHHDAPAPWKRTADFVYVRGHGPSGRYHGHYTKSALAQWAKRIKSWKRQGCDVYVYFDNDQKSAAPADALALKRLLRS is encoded by the coding sequence ATGGCGCGCGTTCTGATCGGAACTTCGGGCTGGCATTACGATTCCTGGCGTGGCCCGTTCTTTCCGGAGGGCGTGACGCTGAAGCAGCAGCTCAGCTACTACGCCGGACAGTTCGACACCACGGAGCTGAACGGCGTGTTCTACCGCACGCCGACGCCCGAAGCGGTGACGGGATGGCGCAAGCAGACCGGGCGGGATTTCGTCTTCGCCTGGAAGGCCTCGAAATTCATCACGCATTGGAAGCGCCTGTCGGAGCGCTCCGTCAACAGCCTCGAGCTGCTGGAGGACCGCATCTCCAGGCTCGGCGGCAAGGCCGGCCCGATCCTGTTCCAGCTGCCGCCGCAGTTCGAGGCGAACCCAGATCGCCTTGCATCCTTCTTCAAGCTGCTGTCGCGGAAGCGGCGTTACAGCTTCGAATTCCGGCATCCGAGCTGGTATCAGCCGCGCATCCTGCGCATGCTGGCGGACGAGAACATCTCGCTCTGCCTGTCCGACCATCACGACGCGCCGGCGCCGTGGAAGCGCACCGCGGATTTCGTCTATGTGCGCGGGCATGGGCCGAGCGGGCGCTATCACGGTCACTATACGAAATCCGCGCTGGCGCAATGGGCCAAGCGCATCAAGTCCTGGAAGCGGCAGGGCTGCGACGTCTACGTCTATTTCGACAACGACCAGAAGAGCGCCGCCCCAGCCGACGCACTGGCGCTGAAGCGGCTGCTGCGATCCTAG
- a CDS encoding amidohydrolase, whose amino-acid sequence MTPELHQKLTAWRRHLHAHPELSLQEKETAAFVQDRLTELGIPFEAGIGGHGIVATLTRGHAQSRVGLRADMDALPITEDTGLPYSSKTPGVMHACGHDGHTAALLGAAALLATDTSWSGTVDLIFQPAEEGFGGSRAMVAAGLFDRFPMQRVFGFHNWPGLAAGTIAVHDGVVMASGGRITITIEGHAGHAGMPHLTRDPVMVAGHLIVAMQSIVARGVDPLDTAVLSLSTIEGGTAPNQIAGRVTIRGTLRYHREAVKDVILDGIERTCAGIATSFGVKVTPEIVWGVGVVVNTPDEADLARIAAEKVRAPVRRDLAPSMAGEDFAHYLQQRPGAFVWIGNGELRDGAELHGPRYDFNDAILPVASSWMAEVAKAALASN is encoded by the coding sequence TTGACACCTGAGCTGCACCAGAAGCTGACCGCGTGGCGCCGGCACCTTCATGCCCACCCGGAGCTGTCGCTCCAGGAGAAGGAGACTGCCGCCTTCGTGCAGGACAGGCTCACCGAGCTCGGCATTCCGTTCGAGGCCGGTATCGGCGGCCACGGCATCGTCGCGACCTTGACGCGCGGGCATGCGCAAAGCCGCGTCGGCTTGCGTGCCGACATGGACGCGCTGCCGATCACCGAGGACACCGGCCTGCCCTATTCGTCCAAGACGCCAGGCGTGATGCATGCCTGCGGCCACGATGGCCACACCGCCGCGCTGCTCGGCGCTGCCGCACTGCTCGCCACTGATACCAGCTGGAGCGGCACGGTCGATCTCATCTTTCAGCCGGCGGAGGAAGGTTTTGGCGGCTCGCGCGCGATGGTCGCGGCCGGGCTATTCGACCGCTTTCCGATGCAGCGCGTGTTCGGCTTCCACAATTGGCCCGGCCTTGCCGCCGGCACCATTGCCGTGCACGACGGCGTCGTCATGGCCTCCGGCGGACGCATCACCATTACCATCGAGGGCCATGCGGGCCACGCCGGCATGCCGCACCTGACGCGCGATCCGGTGATGGTGGCCGGCCATCTGATCGTGGCGATGCAATCGATCGTGGCGCGCGGCGTCGATCCGCTCGACACCGCCGTGCTGTCGCTCTCCACCATCGAAGGCGGCACCGCGCCGAACCAGATCGCCGGACGCGTCACCATCCGCGGCACGCTGCGCTACCACCGCGAAGCGGTCAAGGACGTCATCCTCGACGGCATCGAGCGGACCTGTGCCGGAATCGCGACCAGCTTCGGCGTCAAGGTCACGCCCGAGATCGTCTGGGGGGTGGGCGTGGTGGTCAACACGCCTGATGAGGCGGACCTCGCGCGCATCGCTGCGGAAAAAGTCCGGGCGCCCGTGCGGCGCGACCTCGCGCCCAGCATGGCCGGCGAGGATTTTGCGCATTATCTCCAGCAGCGGCCGGGCGCCTTCGTCTGGATCGGCAATGGTGAATTGCGTGACGGTGCCGAGCTGCACGGCCCGCGCTACGACTTCAACGACGCCATCTTACCCGTGGCGTCGAGCTGGATGGCCGAGGTGGCCAAGGCGGCGCTGGCGTCGAACTGA
- a CDS encoding mandelate racemase/muconate lactonizing enzyme family protein, with protein MPRIANIETGLYRIPLPVTLSDSTHGEITAFELITCRIRDADGAEGVGYTYTVGRNGGATADILKREIPPLIEGREADDTEAIWQQVWWALHYGGRGGPVVLALSALDIALWDLKARRAKLPLYRLLGGFDGRVPCYAGGIDLDLSVDELLAQTDGNLAKGFRAIKMKVGRPDLKADVAKVSAMRQHLGDGFPLMADANMKWTVEEAIRAARAFVPYDLTWLEEPIIPDDVAGHARIMQAGGVPIAAGENLRSLWEFKNYIASSAVSYPEPDVTNCGGVSAFMKIARLAEAFNLPVTSHGAHDITVHLLAACPNRSFLEAHGFGLDKYIEHPLVLEDGKALAPDRPGHGISFDWNGLAKLVG; from the coding sequence ATGCCGCGCATCGCCAATATCGAGACCGGCCTCTACCGGATCCCCCTCCCCGTCACGCTGTCGGATTCCACCCATGGCGAGATCACGGCGTTCGAGCTGATCACCTGCCGCATCCGCGATGCCGATGGTGCCGAGGGTGTCGGCTACACCTATACGGTGGGACGCAACGGCGGGGCGACGGCGGACATTCTCAAGCGCGAGATCCCGCCGCTGATCGAAGGACGCGAGGCCGACGACACCGAGGCGATCTGGCAGCAGGTCTGGTGGGCACTGCACTATGGCGGCCGCGGCGGGCCGGTGGTGCTGGCGCTCTCCGCACTTGACATCGCGCTGTGGGATTTGAAGGCGCGGCGCGCCAAGCTGCCGCTGTACCGATTGCTCGGCGGCTTCGACGGACGGGTGCCATGCTATGCCGGCGGCATCGACCTCGATCTCTCCGTGGATGAGCTGCTCGCGCAGACCGACGGCAATCTCGCGAAGGGCTTTCGCGCCATCAAGATGAAGGTCGGCCGGCCCGACCTGAAAGCCGACGTCGCGAAGGTCTCCGCGATGCGGCAGCATCTCGGCGACGGCTTTCCGCTGATGGCGGATGCCAACATGAAGTGGACGGTCGAGGAAGCAATCCGCGCGGCACGTGCTTTCGTTCCTTACGACCTCACCTGGCTGGAAGAGCCGATCATCCCTGACGACGTCGCCGGCCACGCGCGCATCATGCAGGCCGGCGGCGTGCCGATCGCGGCGGGCGAGAATCTGCGCTCGCTGTGGGAGTTCAAGAACTACATCGCATCCAGCGCGGTGTCCTATCCCGAGCCCGACGTCACCAATTGCGGCGGCGTTTCCGCCTTCATGAAGATCGCGCGGCTGGCGGAAGCCTTCAACCTGCCCGTCACCAGCCACGGCGCCCACGACATCACAGTGCACTTGCTCGCGGCCTGCCCGAACCGCTCCTTTCTGGAGGCACACGGCTTTGGGCTGGACAAATACATCGAACATCCGCTGGTGCTCGAGGACGGCAAGGCGCTGGCGCCCGACCGGCCCGGCCATGGCATCAGCTTCGACTGGAACGGGCTGGCGAAGCTGGTGGGGTAG